In one window of Halomarina pelagica DNA:
- a CDS encoding acyl-CoA synthetase — MDWDSFDPVDDRDEFTWDDVYAEADWDAPESLNVGHEVCDRHAAADPDRVALEWAGTDGERETITFGDLRDRSNRFANVLAERIDRGDRVFSYMPRIPEHYAAMVGTLKTGAVWGSVNERFGPDGIAYRLADCDARVVVTTGDNRDTVAEALEDVPSVEHVIVVGEGREGDVDFREATAAASDEFEVADTSGEDNALLYYTSGTTGRAKGVLHRHRWVAGVAATQKLAVDVREDDLYWSTGDLGWLTGPINTLGAWFWGTSMFTYGGEFDPEEWADLLDEYPITVLFSVPTAYRMLRENASVLDGTDVEIRHALSIGEPLSAGVVEWGEEALGVTILDTYGQTETGNMIINNYPTMEVRPGSMGKPLPGVTAAIVDPETGEELPPGETGVIAERGDFPCFFAEYWEQPEKTADCFLNDWYLSGDLGHLDSDGYFWFEGRADDVIISAGYRIGPFEVESSLGEHPAVAEAAVVPRPDAERGNIVKAFVVLSADYEPSDDLVTDIQEHVRNELAAHEYPREIEFVDDLPKTVTGKIRRTELRDRVPDSPEGSESA; from the coding sequence ATGGATTGGGATTCCTTCGACCCGGTCGACGATCGAGACGAGTTCACCTGGGACGACGTCTACGCGGAGGCGGACTGGGACGCCCCGGAGTCGTTGAACGTCGGCCACGAGGTGTGCGACCGACACGCCGCGGCCGATCCCGACCGCGTCGCGCTTGAGTGGGCCGGGACGGACGGCGAGCGCGAGACGATCACGTTCGGCGACCTCCGCGACCGGTCGAACCGCTTCGCGAACGTGCTCGCGGAACGGATCGACCGCGGCGACCGCGTCTTCTCGTACATGCCCCGCATCCCCGAGCACTACGCGGCGATGGTCGGGACGCTCAAGACGGGTGCGGTGTGGGGGAGCGTCAACGAGCGCTTCGGGCCGGACGGCATCGCCTACCGCCTCGCGGACTGCGACGCCAGGGTCGTCGTGACGACGGGCGACAACCGCGACACCGTCGCCGAGGCGCTCGAGGACGTCCCGAGCGTCGAGCACGTGATCGTCGTCGGCGAGGGGCGAGAGGGCGACGTGGACTTCCGCGAGGCCACTGCCGCGGCGAGCGACGAGTTCGAGGTCGCGGACACCTCCGGCGAGGACAACGCGCTCCTCTACTACACCTCCGGGACGACCGGCCGCGCGAAGGGCGTCCTGCACAGGCACCGCTGGGTGGCCGGCGTCGCGGCCACCCAGAAGCTCGCCGTCGACGTGCGCGAGGACGACCTCTACTGGTCGACGGGCGACCTGGGCTGGCTCACCGGGCCGATCAACACGCTCGGCGCGTGGTTCTGGGGGACGAGCATGTTCACCTACGGGGGCGAGTTCGACCCGGAGGAGTGGGCGGACCTCCTCGATGAGTATCCCATCACCGTCCTGTTCTCGGTGCCGACGGCCTACCGCATGCTCCGCGAGAACGCCTCGGTGCTCGATGGGACGGACGTCGAGATCAGACACGCCCTCTCCATCGGCGAACCCCTCTCCGCGGGCGTCGTCGAGTGGGGCGAGGAGGCCCTCGGCGTCACCATCCTCGACACCTACGGCCAGACCGAGACGGGCAACATGATCATCAACAACTACCCGACGATGGAGGTGCGCCCGGGGAGCATGGGCAAGCCCCTGCCCGGCGTGACGGCCGCGATCGTCGACCCCGAGACGGGCGAGGAACTCCCGCCGGGGGAGACGGGCGTCATCGCGGAGCGCGGGGACTTCCCCTGCTTCTTCGCGGAGTACTGGGAGCAGCCAGAGAAGACCGCCGACTGCTTCCTGAACGACTGGTACCTCTCGGGCGACCTCGGCCACCTCGATTCGGACGGCTACTTCTGGTTCGAGGGGCGCGCGGACGACGTCATCATCAGCGCGGGCTACCGCATCGGTCCCTTCGAGGTGGAGTCCTCGCTGGGCGAGCACCCCGCCGTCGCGGAGGCCGCCGTCGTCCCCAGGCCCGACGCGGAGCGCGGCAACATCGTGAAGGCGTTCGTCGTCCTCTCGGCCGACTACGAACCGAGCGACGACCTCGTGACCGACATCCAGGAGCACGTGCGAAACGAACTCGCCGCCCACGAGTACCCCCGCGAGATCGAGTTCGTGGACGACCTGCCGAAGACCGTGACGGGGAAGATCCGCCGCACGGAACTCCGCGACCGCGTGCCGGACTCGCCCGAGGGATCGGAGTCGGCGTAG
- the dinB gene encoding DNA polymerase IV, which yields MSGAGLPGAPTGDEKRVVLHVDVDCFYAACERRRDPALRGKPVVVGMGYEAGAAHGAVATASYEAREHGVESAQPISQALEALPRAATAPADHDGPVGHYRPVDMAYYREVSDEIRAILHGIADVVREVSIDEAYLDVTDRVGWHSVEILARSLKRRIDEEVGVTASVGVGPNMSVAKVASDHDKPDGLVVVPPGEVREFLAPLPIDELHGVGPVTARELRAAGIETAGDLASADRGALVSRFGARGGTIHDHARGRDSRPVEPVGKPKSLSSESAFTEATDAFDAVCERLLRLAEEVTERAAARDALYKTIGIKVVRPPFDVNTRERSLSGPVADPDLVESVVLDLAEEFEGETVRKLGVRVSNLTFGERTQAPLDAWEGDGSAGAGVDADDGPIDGDDGSGQSTRDDERFGRDRATRVPRGQTSIVDFT from the coding sequence ATGAGCGGTGCGGGGCTTCCGGGAGCGCCGACCGGGGACGAGAAGCGGGTCGTCCTGCACGTGGACGTCGACTGCTTCTACGCGGCCTGCGAGCGACGGCGCGACCCCGCCCTCCGGGGGAAACCCGTCGTCGTCGGGATGGGCTACGAGGCGGGCGCGGCCCACGGCGCGGTCGCCACCGCCAGCTACGAGGCGCGCGAGCACGGCGTCGAGAGCGCACAGCCGATCTCGCAGGCGCTCGAGGCGCTCCCCCGCGCGGCGACCGCGCCCGCCGACCACGACGGACCCGTCGGTCACTACCGCCCGGTCGACATGGCCTACTACCGGGAGGTGAGCGACGAGATCCGCGCTATCCTCCACGGGATCGCCGACGTGGTTCGCGAGGTGAGCATCGACGAGGCGTACCTCGACGTGACCGACCGCGTCGGGTGGCACAGCGTCGAGATCCTCGCGCGGAGCCTGAAGCGGCGCATCGACGAGGAGGTGGGCGTCACGGCGAGCGTCGGCGTCGGCCCCAACATGAGCGTCGCGAAGGTCGCCTCGGATCACGACAAGCCCGACGGACTCGTCGTGGTCCCGCCCGGCGAGGTGCGCGAGTTCCTCGCGCCGCTCCCGATCGACGAACTCCACGGCGTCGGCCCCGTCACCGCCCGCGAACTGCGCGCCGCGGGAATCGAGACGGCCGGCGACCTCGCGAGCGCCGATCGCGGGGCGCTCGTCTCGCGCTTCGGCGCGCGGGGCGGGACGATCCACGACCACGCGCGCGGACGGGACTCCCGGCCCGTCGAACCCGTCGGGAAGCCCAAGAGCCTGTCCAGCGAGTCTGCGTTCACCGAGGCGACCGACGCCTTCGACGCGGTGTGCGAGCGCCTGCTGCGACTCGCGGAGGAGGTCACGGAGCGCGCGGCGGCCCGCGACGCCCTCTACAAGACCATCGGCATCAAGGTGGTCCGGCCGCCGTTCGACGTGAACACGCGCGAGCGGTCGCTCTCCGGACCGGTCGCCGACCCCGACCTCGTCGAGTCGGTCGTGCTCGATCTCGCAGAGGAGTTCGAGGGCGAGACGGTGCGAAAGCTCGGGGTGCGCGTCTCGAACCTCACCTTCGGCGAGAGGACGCAGGCCCCCCTCGACGCGTGGGAGGGCGACGGATCGGCGGGCGCGGGCGTCGATGCCGACGACGGACCGATCGATGGGGATGACGGATCCGGACAGTCGACGCGCGACGACGAGCGATTCGGCCGCGATCGGGCGACGAGGGTCCCACGGGGACAGACCAGCATCGTCGACTTCACCTGA